Proteins co-encoded in one Sebastes umbrosus isolate fSebUmb1 chromosome 20, fSebUmb1.pri, whole genome shotgun sequence genomic window:
- the LOC119479128 gene encoding high choriolytic enzyme 1-like, with the protein MTPSASLLLLLLLGLSQAHPLMEEGSGAEDQDDTVDISTMILTSNNATDEILLEGDMVVPRTRNAMKCWYQSCLWRKASNGLVTIPFTMSSEFTSSERQKIEDAMKAFHSNTCLRFVPRQNEYDHISIENGAGCYSNLGRTGGKQVLSLKRQGCLYHGIIQHEINHALGFQHEQTRSDRDNYVKINWGNINPQMAYNFYKQNTNNLNTPYDYSSIMHYGRTAFSIQYGKDSITPIPDPNVEIGQRKGLSSWDIKRINMLYRC; encoded by the coding sequence ATGACTCCCTCtgccagcctgctgctgctgctcctgctcgGCCTCTCTCAGGCACATCCTCTCATGGAGGAAGGAAGCGGAGCCGAGGACCAAGATGACACCGTCGACATCAGCACCATGATTCTGACCTCCAACAACGCCACCGATGAGATCCTGTTGGAAGGAGACATGGTGGTTCCCAGAACCAGAAATGCCATGAAGTGCTGGTACCAGAGCTGCCTGTGGAGGAAAGCCTCCAACGGCCTGGTGACGATTCCCTTCACCATGAGCAGTGAGTTCACCAGCTCGGAGAGGCAGAAGATCGAAGACGCCATGAAGGCCTTCCACAGCAACACCTGCCTCCGCTTCGTCCCCCGTCAGAACGAGTACGACCACATCAGCATCGAGAACGGAGCCGGATGTTACTCCAATCTGGGCAGAACGGGAGGCAAACAGGTCCTCTCTCTCAAAAGGCAGGGTTGCCTCTACCACGGCATCATCCAGCACGAGATCAACCACGCTCTGGGCTTCCAGCACGAGCAGACCAGGAGCGACCGCGACAACTACGTCAAGATCAACTGGGGGAACATCAACCCGCAGATGGCCTACAACTTCTACAAGCAGAATACCAACAACCTGAACACTCCCTACGACTACTCCTCCATCATGCACTATGGAAGAACAGCCTTCTCCATCCAGTACGGGAAGGACTCCATCACCCCCATCCCCGACCCCAACGTGGAGATCGGCCAGAGGAAGGGCTTGTCCTCCTGGGACATCAAGAGGATCAACATGCTTTACCGTTGCTAA